DNA from Phycisphaerae bacterium:
CTCGTCGAGTGCGTTAACATGGCCAACTCCGTCGGCCTGGAGTTCTGGCGGGATCTGGGCGACGAGAACATCATCGTCGGCTACCACGACTATTGGCCGCACATGTTCACGCATCAGCGGTGCGTCGAGCCGGGCGACCCGTCGATGCCCGCGGTGTTCTATCCGAGCTTCATGCCCGCGATTGCGTGGGAGACTCCGAGCTGGCGCAGCGCGAGCCCCGACTGGCAGTACTGGGATCGCTGGAAATGCGATCAGCTCAGCCTGCCCGTGATGCGGCTAATGATCGGAAAGGATCTGACCTTCGACTGCGGCGAATACGGCGTGGTCGGATACGCCGGCCAGACCTCACCGCGATCCGGCGTCCTGTGGCTGGGTCACACCCTCGAGCGCTTCGCCCGACTCGGGATCAACCACAACGCCTGGGGCGTCTCGGGCGGGTTCACCTGGAACACCCCTGAAAGCAGGGCGGAACTGCTGCGGCTTTGGAAGCGGTACGCGGACCAATCGCCGCCGGCGGCGGAGACACCCTCGCCCTGAAGTCCGCGGCCGTCAGATGCTCGGCTCGATGTGTCCGCCGGCCTTTCGCCGCGGCAGGCTGTGGATGATCAGGTGGCCCCACTCCGAGCGGATGAACGCGTAGAGGGCGAAGAAGATCAACGCCAGGCTCCCGCCGGCCAGGTACGGATTGTACTGCCGCCGGACAAAGACGGTCCCGACGCCGACCGAGGGAACGCTGGTCGGCTGAAGGGGAAAACCGTATTCGGTGGCGAGCCGGTCGATGTTGACCATGTGGATGACGGGCAGCCCTTCGCTGCTGAAGCGGGCCATGACCGAGTCGATGGCGACGGCGCCGGGCGGCAGGCGGTAGTTCAAGCCGGAGTGAAAGAGGGTCTTGCCGACCTTGGTGCCGACCGAGACGGTGCCGCCGCCGATGCTGATGTAGCACTTGATGGGGAGTTCGCCGGCGGCTTCGCGGTAGAGATTCATTCGCTTTTCGATGCTGTCCTCGTAGTTCTTGGGCTTGAGCAGCGGCACGCCGGACTCCTGGATTCGCTCGCTGATCAGCCGGCGGCCCTCAAGCGGCATGCCGAGCCCCTTGTCCTCGATGCCGCCGATCGAGGCGGCGAGGGAGCGGAAGGGGAAAATGCCCCGCTCGTAGAGGACCTTTTCCATGTCGATCCAGAGGAATTCCGGATCGTTGGCCCCCCACTGCGACGCCGAGATGCTCGAAATGATGATGGGCCGGGCGCCCATGGCCTTGAGGGCGGCGTAGGCGCAGATGTTGAGGGCGGGGAACGAGCCGGACGGTCCCATCGCGACCACGTCGCCTTCCTCGACGCCCGCCCGATAGAGCAGGTGGACGAAGACGGCGGCGAAGTTGGGGTTGATGGAGGTCTGCTTGGCCTCCAGCTTGCCGGTGTTGCTGGTGACCGGGCTGATGAGCTGTCCGATCAGGCCGCTCTCAGCCGGGTCGGCTTCGAGGACCAGGTCCGGGTCGCGACGGAGCCGCTCCTCCTTGACCGTCTGGAACGCCTCGAGGGCCAGCAGCGACGCGGTCATCTTCGCCTGGTAGGCCGGCTGGCGGGCCTCGGCCTGGAAGAACTCGACGGTCAGCAGGGACACGAGGGAAATTACAGCCAGCAACAGCAGGACGCTTTCGGAGATGCCTTGGGGACGCCAGTAGACTTTCCTCATCGCTGCAGCTCCGCTCCGACGAAGATCACCAGGATCAGGCGGACCACCACCG
Protein-coding regions in this window:
- the pgsW gene encoding poly-gamma-glutamate system protein codes for the protein MRKVYWRPQGISESVLLLLAVISLVSLLTVEFFQAEARQPAYQAKMTASLLALEAFQTVKEERLRRDPDLVLEADPAESGLIGQLISPVTSNTGKLEAKQTSINPNFAAVFVHLLYRAGVEEGDVVAMGPSGSFPALNICAYAALKAMGARPIIISSISASQWGANDPEFLWIDMEKVLYERGIFPFRSLAASIGGIEDKGLGMPLEGRRLISERIQESGVPLLKPKNYEDSIEKRMNLYREAAGELPIKCYISIGGGTVSVGTKVGKTLFHSGLNYRLPPGAVAIDSVMARFSSEGLPVIHMVNIDRLATEYGFPLQPTSVPSVGVGTVFVRRQYNPYLAGGSLALIFFALYAFIRSEWGHLIIHSLPRRKAGGHIEPSI